The Deinococcus metalli genome window below encodes:
- a CDS encoding V-type ATPase subunit subunit G family protein, protein MDVSSRVLSELASREAALDAQIEAARAQAQQTVEAAEARAAGILRDAEAQVRSMQAEHEQKLTADMQSIRDAARGEAKTQADRTRALAEGKLGQAVETIMRAVLP, encoded by the coding sequence TTGGACGTCTCAAGTCGGGTCTTAAGTGAGCTGGCCAGCCGGGAAGCGGCGCTGGACGCGCAGATCGAAGCGGCCCGCGCGCAGGCGCAGCAGACCGTGGAGGCCGCCGAGGCGCGGGCTGCCGGGATCCTTCGTGACGCGGAGGCTCAGGTTCGGAGCATGCAGGCCGAGCACGAGCAGAAGCTGACGGCGGACATGCAGTCCATCCGTGACGCCGCGCGCGGGGAGGCCAAAACGCAGGCCGACCGCACGCGCGCGCTCGCGGAAGGGAAGCTGGGTCAGGCGGTGGAAACCATCATGAGGGCG
- a CDS encoding RidA family protein: MKEIVQTPAAPAAIGPYSQAVTFGNLVVTSGQIPLTPAGDLVSGGITEQTEQVIANLRAVLAAAGTDLDRVVKTTVFLADMTEFAAMNAVYEAHFRAPYPARSTVQVARLPRDVRVEIEVLAERH; the protein is encoded by the coding sequence ATGAAAGAGATCGTGCAGACCCCCGCCGCGCCCGCCGCCATCGGCCCGTACAGCCAGGCCGTCACCTTCGGGAACCTGGTCGTGACCAGCGGGCAGATTCCGCTGACGCCGGCCGGCGACCTCGTGAGCGGCGGCATCACCGAGCAGACCGAGCAGGTCATTGCCAACCTGCGGGCCGTGCTGGCCGCGGCCGGTACCGACCTCGACCGCGTGGTGAAGACCACCGTGTTTCTGGCCGACATGACCGAGTTCGCCGCCATGAACGCCGTGTACGAGGCGCACTTCCGCGCGCCGTACCCCGCGCGCAGCACCGTGCAGGTCGCCCGCCTGCCCCGCGATGTGCGCGTGGAGATCGAGGTGCTCGCCGAGCGGCACTGA